One window of the Arthrobacter sp. D5-1 genome contains the following:
- a CDS encoding VOC family protein codes for MPKPDITPGAPCWIDLMTSDTEKAKTFYSALFGWTYETGDEEKYGGYITALKDGRMVAGIMAKQADMGAMPDVWSTYLRTDDIKATTEAAATHGGQVYLEPMEVPEQGTMAMYGDASGASIGAWEFGEMTGYELAAEAGAPAWHELLSKDYEAAVTFYQEVFGWDTDVMSDTPDFRYTTLGAGDDAKAGIMDASGFLPEQVPSMWSVYFAVEDTDATVEQATALGATITQPAEDTPFGRLATLQDPTGAVFKVIQDLGQTA; via the coding sequence ATGCCTAAGCCTGACATCACTCCCGGCGCACCCTGCTGGATTGATCTGATGACGTCCGATACTGAGAAAGCGAAGACGTTCTACAGCGCGCTTTTCGGCTGGACGTATGAGACCGGGGATGAGGAAAAGTACGGCGGCTACATCACGGCGCTGAAGGACGGCCGGATGGTGGCGGGCATCATGGCGAAGCAGGCTGACATGGGTGCCATGCCGGATGTCTGGTCCACTTACCTTCGTACCGATGACATCAAGGCAACCACCGAGGCAGCAGCCACCCATGGGGGTCAGGTGTATTTGGAACCCATGGAAGTTCCCGAGCAGGGCACCATGGCCATGTACGGTGACGCCTCAGGCGCGTCCATCGGAGCTTGGGAATTCGGGGAAATGACGGGCTACGAGCTGGCGGCTGAGGCCGGCGCTCCTGCGTGGCACGAACTCCTTTCCAAGGATTACGAGGCAGCGGTCACCTTCTACCAGGAAGTCTTTGGCTGGGACACGGACGTCATGAGCGATACTCCGGATTTCCGGTACACCACCCTCGGCGCCGGAGACGACGCCAAGGCGGGCATCATGGATGCCTCCGGTTTCCTTCCGGAACAGGTCCCCTCCATGTGGAGCGTGTACTTCGCCGTGGAGGACACGGACGCCACAGTGGAGCAAGCAACAGCCTTGGGCGCCACCATCACACAACCTGCAGAGGACACACCGTTTGGTCGTTTGGCTACGCTGCAGGACCCCACGGGAGCTGTCTTCAAAGTCATCCAGGACCTGGGCCAAACGGCCTAG
- a CDS encoding NAD(P)H-quinone oxidoreductase: MKAVYISEPGGPEVLEIREVPAPVPGAGEVLIDVVAAGLNRADVQQRRGFYPPPPGASDIPGLEVSGRIAAFGPGVTKAFSVGDKVVALLSGGGYAQQVAVPAEQVLRIPEGVDLITAAALPEVAATVYSNLIMTAQMQPGETVLIHGATGGIGTMAIQLAKACGATVATTAGTDEKVGTAKAFLGADIAINYTEEDFAESLKAQNGGKGADVILDVVGAKYLQQNVDALAEYGRLIVIGLQGGTTAEINLGQLLSKRAAVIGTALRPRSVAEKGIIMSAVRESVWPMLTDGRIRPLVAKSFPLEHVREAHQYFDSGEHVGKVLLLL; encoded by the coding sequence ATGAAAGCCGTCTACATCTCAGAGCCAGGCGGGCCCGAAGTCCTCGAAATCCGCGAGGTCCCCGCACCGGTGCCAGGCGCCGGGGAGGTCTTGATCGACGTCGTGGCTGCCGGACTGAACCGTGCGGACGTCCAGCAGCGGCGCGGCTTCTACCCGCCACCGCCAGGCGCATCCGACATTCCAGGGCTTGAAGTCTCCGGACGCATCGCAGCCTTTGGTCCCGGCGTCACCAAGGCGTTCTCCGTGGGGGATAAAGTCGTTGCGCTGCTCTCCGGCGGAGGCTACGCCCAGCAGGTGGCCGTACCTGCGGAGCAGGTTTTGCGGATTCCCGAAGGTGTGGACCTCATTACCGCCGCGGCCCTGCCTGAAGTTGCGGCCACCGTCTATTCCAACCTCATCATGACAGCGCAGATGCAGCCCGGGGAGACAGTACTCATCCATGGCGCCACCGGCGGCATCGGCACCATGGCCATCCAGTTGGCCAAGGCCTGCGGTGCAACGGTAGCGACCACTGCCGGAACCGACGAGAAGGTGGGAACCGCCAAGGCCTTCCTGGGCGCCGACATCGCCATCAACTACACCGAAGAGGACTTCGCTGAAAGCCTCAAGGCGCAAAACGGGGGCAAAGGCGCGGACGTGATCCTCGACGTCGTGGGTGCCAAGTACCTCCAGCAGAACGTCGACGCGCTCGCCGAGTACGGCCGCCTGATCGTCATTGGCCTGCAGGGCGGGACCACCGCCGAGATCAACCTCGGCCAACTCCTCAGCAAACGGGCTGCCGTGATTGGTACGGCGCTTCGGCCGCGGTCCGTGGCCGAAAAAGGCATCATCATGTCCGCGGTCCGCGAGTCCGTATGGCCGATGCTCACCGACGGCAGGATCAGGCCGCTCGTGGCCAAATCCTTCCCACTGGAACATGTCCGGGAAGCCCATCAGTATTTCGACTCGGGCGAGCACGTGGGCAAGGTCCTGCTGCTCCTCTGA
- a CDS encoding PadR family transcriptional regulator — MSIRHSLLALLQDQPRYGYELRVEFEDRTGAAWPLNIGQVYTTLDRLERDGLVSKDGDDGGGHVIYSITDAGAEEVEAWFGGAVDRGAPPRNEIAIKLALAVTLPGVDTSAVIQSQREVSVRALQEHTLARKAVSANQRSVDTAGLLVLDSLIFQAEAEVRWLDLCEARMVQAQANGGAT, encoded by the coding sequence ATGTCCATCCGGCACAGTCTGCTGGCCCTGCTTCAGGACCAGCCCCGGTACGGCTACGAACTGCGCGTCGAATTCGAGGACCGGACCGGTGCCGCCTGGCCGTTGAACATCGGACAGGTTTACACCACCCTGGACCGCCTTGAGCGCGATGGCCTGGTCAGTAAAGACGGCGACGACGGCGGTGGCCACGTCATCTACAGCATCACTGACGCCGGTGCCGAGGAAGTCGAGGCGTGGTTTGGCGGCGCCGTGGACCGTGGCGCCCCGCCGCGGAACGAGATCGCCATCAAGCTTGCCCTTGCCGTGACGCTGCCCGGTGTGGATACCTCCGCGGTGATCCAATCCCAGCGTGAGGTGTCCGTCAGGGCGTTGCAGGAGCACACGCTGGCGAGGAAGGCAGTGTCCGCCAACCAACGTTCCGTGGACACCGCGGGGCTGCTGGTACTCGATTCCTTGATTTTCCAAGCCGAAGCCGAAGTGCGCTGGTTGGACCTGTGTGAAGCGCGCATGGTGCAGGCGCAGGCCAACGGGGGAGCCACCTAG
- a CDS encoding carbon starvation CstA family protein, with amino-acid sequence MGKVSDKAGLTEGLDPTLPSPAVDDSVREAEERRWTPAKIGLWVAISLLGAVAWFMLALVRGETVNAIWFVFAAVCTYLIGYRFYSKVIERYLLKPDDRRATPAEYKADGKDYVRTDRNVLFGHHFAAIAGAGPLVGPVIAAQMGYLPGTIWIIIGVVLAGAVQDYLVMFFSMRRGGRSLGQMAREELGVIGGTAALVATLLIMIIIVAILALVVVNALGESPWGVFSVGMTIPIALFMGVYLRFIRPGKVMEVSIIGFVLLMAAIIGGGAVAGTEWGAAFFHLDKVTIAWGIIIYGFIAAILPVWLLLAPRDYLSTFMKIGVIVMLALAIIVVRPEITVPAFSEFASRENGPVFSGALFPFLFVTIACGALSGFHALISSGTTPKLIEKERQTRFIGYGGMLMESFVAIMALVAAISIDRGIYFAMNAPLALTGGTVESAAQWVNSLGLANVNITPDVLAQTAKDVGEESIVSRSGGAPTLAVGLAHIMQQFIGGPGMMAFWYHFAIMFEALFILTAVDAGTRVARFMLQDSIGNFVPKFKEASWRPGAWLCTAIMVGAWGAVLLMGVTDPLGGINTLFPLFGIANQLLAAIALAVCLAITAKRGVFKWLWIVAVPLAFAAVVTITASFHKIFSPVPAVGYFANNQAFSKALADGKTEFGTAKTVAAMEAVVRNTMIQGVLSVIFVTLSIIVIVAALLATIRAIRAGGGQDHEDPALPSKVYAPAGLIPTSAEKALLAEWNALPAEKRTQKAGHH; translated from the coding sequence ATGGGCAAGGTTTCTGACAAGGCCGGACTCACGGAAGGATTGGATCCTACGCTGCCTTCCCCGGCCGTGGATGACTCAGTCCGTGAGGCAGAAGAGCGGAGATGGACCCCGGCAAAGATCGGGCTGTGGGTGGCGATCTCGCTGCTGGGAGCGGTGGCATGGTTCATGCTGGCGCTGGTACGCGGCGAAACCGTGAACGCCATCTGGTTCGTTTTCGCTGCGGTATGCACCTATCTGATTGGCTACCGGTTCTATTCCAAGGTTATTGAGCGCTACTTGCTCAAGCCGGATGATCGCCGCGCCACTCCTGCCGAGTACAAGGCTGATGGCAAGGACTATGTCCGCACCGACCGGAATGTGCTGTTCGGCCACCACTTCGCCGCCATTGCCGGCGCGGGGCCGCTGGTGGGACCTGTCATCGCAGCCCAGATGGGCTATCTGCCAGGCACCATCTGGATCATCATCGGTGTCGTTCTTGCCGGTGCCGTGCAGGACTACCTGGTCATGTTCTTCTCCATGCGCCGCGGTGGCCGTTCCCTCGGCCAGATGGCACGTGAAGAACTTGGCGTCATTGGCGGCACGGCGGCCCTCGTGGCCACCCTGCTCATCATGATCATCATTGTGGCCATCCTTGCGCTCGTCGTGGTCAACGCCCTGGGCGAGAGTCCGTGGGGTGTCTTCTCTGTGGGGATGACCATCCCCATCGCACTGTTCATGGGCGTTTACCTGCGCTTCATCCGGCCAGGAAAGGTGATGGAAGTGTCCATCATCGGCTTCGTTTTACTGATGGCGGCCATCATCGGCGGCGGCGCAGTGGCCGGAACCGAATGGGGTGCAGCCTTCTTCCACCTCGACAAGGTCACCATTGCCTGGGGCATCATCATCTACGGCTTCATTGCTGCCATCCTGCCGGTGTGGCTGCTCCTGGCCCCTCGCGACTACCTCTCCACCTTCATGAAGATCGGCGTGATCGTGATGCTGGCTTTGGCCATCATTGTGGTTCGTCCGGAAATCACTGTCCCCGCGTTCAGCGAGTTCGCCAGCCGTGAGAACGGACCCGTTTTCTCCGGGGCGCTGTTCCCCTTCCTCTTTGTCACCATCGCCTGTGGCGCCCTGTCAGGATTCCACGCCCTTATTTCCTCCGGCACCACTCCCAAGCTGATCGAGAAAGAACGCCAGACGCGCTTCATCGGCTATGGCGGCATGCTCATGGAGTCCTTTGTGGCCATCATGGCCCTGGTAGCTGCGATTTCGATCGACCGCGGCATCTACTTCGCCATGAACGCACCCCTTGCCCTCACCGGAGGCACGGTGGAATCCGCAGCGCAGTGGGTGAACAGCCTCGGCCTGGCCAACGTGAACATCACCCCGGACGTGCTGGCCCAGACGGCCAAGGACGTGGGCGAGGAGAGCATCGTCTCCCGGTCCGGTGGTGCACCCACACTGGCCGTAGGCTTGGCGCACATCATGCAGCAGTTCATCGGTGGACCCGGCATGATGGCCTTCTGGTACCACTTCGCCATCATGTTTGAGGCGCTGTTCATCCTGACCGCAGTTGACGCCGGCACGCGTGTTGCCCGGTTCATGCTGCAGGATTCCATTGGCAACTTTGTTCCCAAGTTCAAGGAAGCCTCCTGGCGTCCCGGCGCTTGGCTATGCACCGCCATCATGGTGGGTGCATGGGGTGCAGTGCTCCTGATGGGTGTCACCGACCCCCTGGGCGGGATCAATACGCTCTTCCCGTTGTTCGGCATCGCCAACCAACTCCTTGCGGCCATCGCGCTGGCGGTGTGCCTGGCCATCACTGCCAAGCGTGGCGTCTTCAAGTGGCTGTGGATCGTGGCGGTCCCTCTGGCCTTTGCGGCAGTAGTGACGATTACTGCCAGCTTCCACAAGATCTTCTCGCCGGTTCCGGCAGTGGGCTACTTCGCCAACAACCAGGCCTTCTCCAAGGCCTTGGCGGACGGCAAGACGGAGTTCGGCACGGCAAAGACCGTTGCAGCCATGGAAGCGGTGGTCCGTAACACCATGATCCAGGGCGTCCTTTCGGTCATCTTCGTGACGTTGAGCATCATCGTGATTGTCGCCGCCCTGTTGGCGACCATCAGGGCAATCCGTGCAGGCGGCGGACAAGACCATGAGGACCCGGCCCTGCCATCCAAGGTGTATGCTCCGGCCGGACTGATCCCCACCTCAGCGGAGAAGGCCCTGCTGGCGGAGTGGAATGCCCTGCCTGCGGAGAAGCGCACGCAGAAGGCCGGGCATCACTGA
- a CDS encoding YbdD/YjiX family protein, translating into MNAVAKGLRGFATYMGSLMGADAYRKYLEHFNASGHTGPAMTEREFWRDRMDRQDSNPQGRCC; encoded by the coding sequence ATGAATGCGGTGGCCAAAGGGCTTCGCGGGTTCGCCACCTACATGGGTTCGCTCATGGGTGCAGACGCCTACCGCAAGTATCTGGAACACTTCAATGCCAGCGGCCATACCGGTCCTGCCATGACGGAGCGTGAGTTTTGGCGGGACCGGATGGACCGGCAGGACAGCAATCCCCAGGGCCGCTGCTGCTGA
- a CDS encoding bacterial proteasome activator family protein: MSDLNDIQPTDEASDDTPVEGTMLEEGHNRPNGQQPGGGESGKDAKPKGGNLHELVDEPAKVMRIGTMIRQLLEEVKAAPLDDAARGRLAEIHERSIKELEDGLAPELIEELERISLPFPDEKAPSDAELRIAQAQLVGWLEGLFHGIQAAIAAQQAAKEHAAAQMQLRQLPPGTVIAPGIVIGENGQPQRAAAPGAPGAASHGRPEDPDHGPGQYL; encoded by the coding sequence ATGAGCGATCTGAACGACATTCAGCCCACGGATGAGGCTTCGGACGACACCCCCGTGGAGGGAACCATGCTGGAAGAGGGCCACAATAGGCCCAACGGACAGCAACCCGGCGGGGGAGAGTCCGGAAAGGATGCCAAGCCCAAGGGCGGCAATCTTCACGAACTTGTTGACGAACCGGCAAAGGTGATGCGGATCGGCACCATGATCCGCCAACTTTTGGAGGAAGTTAAAGCCGCGCCCCTGGACGACGCTGCACGTGGGCGCCTCGCCGAAATCCATGAGCGCTCCATCAAGGAACTCGAGGACGGTCTCGCACCTGAACTCATCGAGGAGCTGGAACGCATCAGCTTGCCTTTTCCCGACGAAAAGGCGCCCTCCGATGCGGAACTTCGCATCGCCCAGGCACAGCTGGTGGGGTGGTTGGAAGGCTTGTTCCACGGCATCCAGGCCGCCATCGCCGCACAGCAGGCCGCCAAGGAACATGCCGCCGCGCAGATGCAACTTCGCCAGCTCCCGCCGGGAACTGTCATCGCGCCGGGCATCGTCATTGGCGAAAATGGCCAGCCGCAGCGTGCCGCAGCGCCGGGGGCTCCCGGTGCTGCTTCGCACGGCCGGCCGGAAGACCCCGACCACGGTCCGGGTCAGTACCTCTGA
- a CDS encoding aldo/keto reductase: MTSSPTLTFNDGNTIPQLGYGVWQVEDDVAEKVVRQAFEAGFRHIDTAKIYGNEAGVGRAIASSGLSADEIFITTKLWNADQGYDSTLAAFEESMDRLGLETLDLYLIHWQQPKQEKYVDTWKALIELKKRGRVKSIGVSNFTKEGLQHIIDETGVVPAINQVELHPFFNQADLREFNASKGILTQAWSPLGQGGELLQSATVAEIAAKHDATPAQVVIAWHLAIGNVVIPKSVTESRIQENFAALNVTLDATDIEAINGLDRGAEGRIGPDPAVSDFA, translated from the coding sequence ATGACTTCGTCACCAACACTTACTTTCAACGACGGCAACACCATCCCCCAGCTCGGCTACGGGGTGTGGCAAGTTGAAGACGATGTAGCCGAAAAGGTGGTGCGCCAGGCTTTTGAAGCCGGCTTCCGCCACATCGATACCGCCAAGATCTACGGCAATGAGGCAGGTGTCGGCCGGGCCATCGCCTCCTCCGGCCTCTCCGCCGACGAAATCTTCATCACCACCAAGCTGTGGAACGCAGACCAAGGCTACGACTCCACGCTCGCAGCCTTCGAGGAGTCCATGGACCGACTCGGCCTCGAGACCCTGGATCTCTACCTGATTCACTGGCAGCAGCCCAAGCAGGAAAAGTACGTTGACACCTGGAAGGCGCTCATCGAGCTCAAGAAGCGTGGCCGCGTCAAGTCCATCGGTGTATCCAACTTCACCAAGGAAGGCCTGCAGCACATCATCGATGAAACCGGCGTTGTTCCGGCCATCAACCAGGTGGAACTGCACCCCTTCTTCAACCAGGCTGACCTTCGCGAATTCAACGCTTCCAAGGGCATCCTGACCCAGGCTTGGTCCCCACTGGGCCAGGGTGGCGAGCTCCTTCAAAGCGCCACAGTTGCTGAAATCGCCGCCAAGCACGATGCCACGCCCGCCCAGGTGGTCATCGCCTGGCACCTGGCCATCGGCAATGTGGTCATTCCCAAGTCCGTCACCGAGTCCCGCATCCAAGAAAACTTCGCGGCGCTCAACGTCACGCTGGATGCCACCGACATCGAGGCCATCAACGGCCTCGACCGCGGTGCCGAAGGCCGCATCGGACCGGACCCGGCAGTCTCCGACTTCGCTTAA
- a CDS encoding AsnC family transcriptional regulator — MEVFDALERQIVAALQLDPRCPWRKMAAVLGEAERTVARRGSQLVESGAVAVVGIRPRPSVVLVEMRCMPGTVRAAAHALGQRPDTTFVYTTTGTGDCVAEILTEPARMADVLSDELPATIGLRDSTSYPVLRYFRTIRGWRPEILTSDKAEALRSSLTPDSGILVPRQDLSRQDHELVAALCADGRMSFEALGRRVGVSEATARRRTEWLLANNQVHLRAIVEPASFGLYVEALLWIRASPQHVEQVGKSLAELPTVRYAAAIAGNYQIMADVTVEDMADLYRFITDSEWAQHAVTVDVSILLDARKRGGRVMRAR, encoded by the coding sequence ATGGAGGTTTTTGACGCATTGGAGCGGCAGATCGTTGCCGCGCTCCAACTGGATCCGCGGTGCCCCTGGCGGAAGATGGCGGCGGTCCTTGGGGAAGCAGAACGAACTGTCGCGCGCCGGGGTTCACAGCTTGTGGAGTCCGGAGCTGTCGCTGTAGTGGGCATCCGGCCCCGGCCGTCCGTGGTGTTGGTGGAGATGAGATGCATGCCCGGCACTGTGCGGGCCGCGGCCCACGCACTGGGGCAGAGGCCGGATACCACCTTTGTCTACACCACCACGGGTACCGGAGACTGCGTGGCAGAGATCCTCACCGAGCCTGCACGCATGGCCGATGTCCTCTCTGACGAGTTGCCCGCCACCATCGGTCTGCGCGATTCCACCAGCTACCCCGTGTTGCGTTACTTCCGCACCATCCGGGGGTGGCGGCCGGAAATCCTCACCAGTGACAAGGCGGAGGCGCTCCGCTCCAGTCTCACCCCGGACTCCGGCATCCTGGTGCCGCGGCAGGATTTGAGCAGGCAGGACCACGAGCTCGTGGCTGCCCTCTGTGCCGATGGCCGGATGAGTTTTGAAGCGTTGGGCCGCCGGGTGGGTGTTTCTGAAGCAACAGCACGCCGCCGTACTGAGTGGCTGCTTGCCAATAACCAGGTTCACTTGCGCGCCATCGTTGAGCCGGCATCCTTTGGCTTGTATGTCGAGGCACTGCTCTGGATCCGGGCTTCTCCGCAGCACGTTGAACAGGTTGGCAAGAGCCTGGCGGAGCTGCCTACTGTCCGTTATGCGGCGGCGATCGCCGGTAATTACCAGATTATGGCCGATGTCACGGTGGAGGACATGGCAGACCTCTACCGCTTCATCACGGACTCGGAGTGGGCGCAGCATGCTGTCACTGTGGACGTGTCCATCCTGCTGGACGCCCGAAAGCGTGGCGGGCGGGTTATGCGCGCACGGTAG
- a CDS encoding amidase family protein, translating to MPDTIGELSAVELSAAIREKKISAREALADHLERIADVNPVINAVVTLDAEGAQALAHRADHVTASGADLPPLHGVPMTHKDTNNTAGMRTTQGSLALRDFVPDADDLIIARLKAAGVVSTGKSNVPEFGAGSHTFNDLFGTTTNPYAPTLSAGGSSGGVAAVVASRVQSIGDGSDMGGSLRIPASFCNVVGFRPSTAVIPMPSDVNAYGWLGRTGPMARSVEDIALFMSVTAGKDPRVPHPEGLDPEVFRAGLEADMRGVRIGWSRDFGIGVPVDPEILEHLERQLAVFEGLGAIVEEATPDFSEADLVFGNTRAMDFAAGLGPILERSGHVIKAEVHWNVHKGFDLTARDLIETAAARTRLERSVQSFFGRYDLFASPCAQVLPFDAALRYPQDIAGVPSQTYLDWMRSACLLSATGLPVLSVPAGFSSAGLPIGLQLAGNHYTDMQLLRYGRAFEQQTGYAAIAPVFSTAGEAITTVRA from the coding sequence ATGCCTGACACCATCGGCGAGCTGTCCGCCGTCGAACTTTCCGCAGCGATCCGGGAGAAGAAGATCTCTGCGCGCGAAGCCCTTGCCGACCACCTGGAGCGCATCGCGGACGTGAACCCCGTGATCAACGCAGTGGTGACTCTCGACGCCGAAGGCGCCCAGGCCCTGGCCCACCGCGCGGACCACGTGACGGCTTCGGGAGCAGACCTTCCGCCCCTGCACGGCGTGCCCATGACCCACAAAGACACGAACAATACCGCCGGGATGCGCACCACTCAGGGCTCGCTTGCCTTGCGCGACTTTGTGCCCGACGCCGATGACCTCATCATTGCCCGGCTGAAGGCGGCCGGGGTTGTCAGCACCGGGAAGTCGAACGTTCCCGAGTTTGGCGCCGGATCCCACACGTTCAACGACCTTTTCGGAACCACCACCAACCCGTACGCACCCACCCTCAGCGCCGGCGGCAGCAGCGGCGGGGTGGCCGCCGTCGTCGCTTCCCGCGTCCAGAGCATCGGCGACGGCAGCGACATGGGCGGCTCGCTCCGCATCCCGGCCTCCTTTTGCAATGTGGTGGGTTTCAGGCCATCGACGGCAGTGATCCCCATGCCGTCCGACGTCAACGCCTACGGGTGGCTGGGCCGAACCGGACCCATGGCACGCAGCGTGGAGGACATTGCCCTGTTCATGTCCGTGACGGCCGGCAAGGACCCTCGAGTGCCCCATCCGGAAGGCCTTGATCCGGAGGTTTTCCGAGCTGGGCTCGAGGCCGATATGCGCGGGGTCCGGATTGGCTGGTCACGGGACTTTGGCATTGGGGTGCCGGTGGACCCTGAAATCCTGGAGCATCTCGAACGGCAACTCGCGGTCTTCGAAGGCCTCGGCGCGATCGTGGAAGAAGCCACCCCCGATTTCAGCGAAGCCGACCTGGTGTTCGGGAACACCCGCGCCATGGACTTCGCCGCAGGACTGGGTCCCATCCTGGAGCGCTCTGGTCACGTTATCAAAGCGGAAGTGCACTGGAACGTCCACAAAGGTTTCGACCTCACCGCCCGCGACCTGATCGAGACAGCCGCAGCCCGCACTCGCCTGGAACGCAGCGTCCAGTCATTTTTTGGGCGCTACGACCTCTTTGCCAGCCCCTGCGCCCAGGTCCTTCCCTTCGACGCCGCACTGCGGTACCCCCAGGACATCGCGGGTGTTCCTTCACAGACCTACCTCGACTGGATGCGCTCAGCCTGCCTGTTGTCCGCCACAGGGCTGCCCGTGCTCAGCGTCCCGGCAGGCTTCAGCTCCGCAGGGCTCCCCATCGGCTTGCAGCTCGCCGGCAACCACTACACGGACATGCAGTTGCTCCGCTACGGCCGTGCCTTCGAACAGCAGACCGGCTACGCCGCGATCGCTCCTGTTTTTTCTACGGCAGGCGAGGCCATCACTACCGTGCGCGCATAA
- a CDS encoding DUF5058 family protein, which produces MHQPLALQPFTPTDSTDIMAIANNPVLWICVAGVFGVIIIQSVIFMKAAQRAAPSVEMSPQDIKTSFRSGAVSAIGPSLAVSLVAIALLGLFGAPAVLSRIGLIGSAAYDVSAAGIAAGSIGAKLGDAGYTQSVFAVAFFAMSIGGAMWMLATLILTPLLRKGDAKIRSVNPAAMAIVPAAALMGAFSCLGFTELPKSGVHVVSFLISAAVMGLCLLLARKLGKSWLREWGLGFSIVIGLGATYLAVGA; this is translated from the coding sequence ATGCACCAACCCCTGGCACTGCAACCGTTCACCCCCACCGATTCGACCGACATCATGGCTATCGCCAACAATCCTGTCCTGTGGATCTGCGTGGCCGGTGTCTTCGGCGTGATCATCATCCAGTCCGTCATCTTCATGAAGGCTGCCCAACGCGCAGCGCCATCCGTAGAGATGAGTCCGCAGGACATCAAGACTTCGTTCCGTTCCGGTGCGGTCTCCGCCATCGGACCATCCCTGGCCGTATCACTCGTTGCCATCGCCCTGCTGGGCCTCTTCGGCGCCCCGGCTGTGCTTTCCAGGATTGGTTTGATCGGCTCTGCTGCGTACGACGTCTCTGCGGCCGGCATCGCCGCAGGCTCCATAGGCGCGAAGCTCGGCGACGCCGGCTACACGCAGAGTGTCTTCGCCGTCGCGTTCTTCGCCATGAGTATCGGCGGTGCCATGTGGATGCTCGCCACCCTGATCCTGACACCGCTGCTTCGCAAAGGTGATGCCAAGATCCGCTCCGTGAACCCTGCGGCCATGGCCATCGTCCCAGCGGCTGCCCTGATGGGAGCCTTCTCCTGCCTGGGCTTCACCGAACTCCCCAAGTCCGGCGTTCACGTTGTGTCCTTCCTTATCTCCGCCGCAGTCATGGGGTTGTGTCTGCTGCTGGCCAGGAAGCTCGGCAAGAGCTGGCTGCGCGAGTGGGGGCTCGGCTTCTCCATCGTCATCGGACTGGGCGCTACCTACCTCGCCGTCGGCGCCTGA
- a CDS encoding amidohydrolase has translation MTHTATALQLDAQQTAKLHSLYRHLHAHPELSMQEFATAELIEEQLDGLGFEHFRCGGTGVVGILRNGEGPVVAFRADSDGLPIEEATGLDYASTDTGTLPDGTVVPVMHGCGHDTHVASLLGAAEVLAGNPEAWSGTLVLIFQPGEETAAGALAMLDDGLWDKAPRPEVVFGQHVMPRPVGTVAISSGPVAAMADSLRVTVYGQQSHGSQPQDSIDPIVMAAHMVTRLQGIVSRELDPRKSAVVTVGTFHAGLKENIIPASAEFTLNIRTFDDDVRGQVLAAVRRIIEAEAAASGAPAPDIEEMYRFPQCFNDPDAVPPVIEALRLALGAEAVDITPPMMGSEDFGHLGTAIGVPSVFWMFGGTPASGIEGPVPVNHSPFFAPELEGSLAGGVSAAVAVLMSRLGS, from the coding sequence ATGACCCACACCGCCACAGCCCTCCAGCTCGACGCCCAACAAACCGCCAAGCTTCACTCCCTGTACCGGCACCTCCACGCACATCCGGAACTGTCCATGCAGGAGTTCGCCACTGCTGAATTGATTGAGGAACAGTTGGACGGGCTCGGTTTCGAGCACTTCCGATGCGGCGGGACGGGCGTGGTGGGAATCCTGCGGAACGGTGAGGGTCCCGTGGTGGCGTTCCGTGCCGACTCGGATGGCCTTCCGATCGAGGAAGCCACCGGGCTGGACTACGCCAGCACCGATACCGGAACCCTCCCGGACGGCACAGTGGTCCCCGTTATGCACGGCTGCGGTCACGACACGCATGTAGCCAGCCTGCTTGGCGCCGCGGAGGTGCTGGCAGGGAATCCGGAGGCTTGGTCGGGAACGCTGGTGCTGATTTTCCAGCCTGGCGAGGAAACTGCCGCCGGCGCGCTCGCCATGCTCGACGACGGACTGTGGGACAAGGCGCCGCGGCCGGAGGTGGTTTTCGGGCAGCACGTCATGCCCCGGCCTGTCGGCACTGTCGCGATTTCCAGCGGCCCGGTGGCTGCCATGGCAGATTCGCTGCGGGTCACCGTGTACGGCCAGCAGTCGCATGGCTCCCAGCCGCAGGACTCCATCGATCCCATCGTCATGGCCGCCCATATGGTCACGCGACTCCAGGGGATAGTGTCCCGTGAGCTGGATCCGCGGAAGTCCGCCGTCGTCACTGTGGGGACCTTCCACGCGGGACTTAAGGAGAACATCATCCCGGCCTCGGCCGAGTTCACGCTCAACATCCGAACCTTCGACGACGACGTCCGCGGCCAGGTCCTCGCTGCCGTTCGCCGCATCATCGAGGCCGAGGCCGCTGCCTCGGGGGCGCCCGCACCGGACATCGAGGAGATGTACCGCTTCCCGCAGTGCTTCAACGATCCCGACGCCGTCCCTCCCGTCATCGAGGCACTGCGGCTGGCGTTGGGGGCTGAGGCAGTGGACATCACACCGCCGATGATGGGCAGCGAGGACTTCGGGCACCTGGGTACCGCGATCGGAGTGCCGTCGGTGTTCTGGATGTTCGGTGGCACGCCCGCCTCGGGGATTGAAGGTCCAGTGCCCGTCAACCATTCGCCGTTCTTCGCACCCGAGCTGGAAGGTTCTCTGGCCGGGGGAGTATCGGCCGCCGTCGCCGTGCTGATGTCCCGGCTGGGCAGCTGA